From Hyla sarda isolate aHylSar1 chromosome 5, aHylSar1.hap1, whole genome shotgun sequence, a single genomic window includes:
- the LOC130274484 gene encoding forkhead activin signal transducer 3-like produces the protein MTYTLHPWDPIFMSPPDLPNMERILPIDKDSKQREEKGILREPDSTADQKKKERTSGKKKNYQRYAKPPYSYLAMIALVIQNAPDKRLKLSQILQEISTLFPFFKGDYQGWKDSIRHNLSSNDCFKKVLKDPHKPQAKGNYWTVDVSRIPADAMKLQNTAVTRQDIYPHDLAPYIFHGRPFRPLDFRRPHLPIEADPVRNEPEATSPASSSVSDPAVSFPMILWNLPTSYSKCIAPNVVAPPSIHPLLLYSNFPSISLYNYMTPPYSSPTYQERREAFSSTLQPQRPLPPPLPLELKNPSVDFPPNKTVFDIPVYPPHPGYMSHQSLYRDHLAHSAGLPGYRHPGY, from the exons ATGACTTACACTCTCCATCCCTGGGATCCCATCTTCATGTCGCCCCCCGACCTCCCCAACATGGAGCGGATACTGCCAATAGACAAGGACAGCAAACAGCGAGAGGAGAAGGGAATCCTACGAGAGCCAGACTCCACCGCAGACCAGAAGAAGAAGGAGAGGACATCTGGGAAGAAGAAGAATTACCAGAGATATGCCAAACCTCCATACTCATACCTGGCCATGATAGCGTTGGTCATACAGAATGCCCCAGACAAGAGGCTCAAGTTGTCTCAG ATCCTACAGGAGATCAGCACTTTATTCCCTTTCTTCAAGGGAGATTACCAAGGCTGGAAGGACTCCATCAGACATAACTTGTCTTCGAACGACTGCTTCAAAAAG GTTTTGAAGGATCCGCACAAACCTCAGGCTAAAGGAAACTACTGGACAGTGGACGTCAGCCGGATTCCTGCCGACGCCATGAAGCTTCAAAACACAGCGGTTACCCGTCAGGATATCTACCCACATGACCTCGCCCCCTACATTTTTCACGGACGTCCCTTCAGGCCTCTGGATTTTCGGCGCCCTCATCTCCCAATAGAGGCCGATCCTGTCCGGAATGAACCAGAAGCCACATCTCCGGCCAGCTCTTCGGTTTCTGACCCCGCGGTGTCTTTCCCGATGATCCTATGGAACCTTCCTACGTCTTACTCAAAATGCATCGCCCCCAATGTAGTGGCCCCTCCAAGTATACACCCGCTTCTGCTTTACTCCAACTTCCCATCAATATCCCTGTATAACTACATGACACCTCCTTACTCTAGTCCCACTTACCAAGAACGGAGGGAGGCCTTCTCCTCTACCCTACAACCCCAAAGGCCCCTTCCCCCGCCGCTGCCCCTGGAATTAAAGAACCCTTCAGTTGACTTTCCCCCCAACAAAACAGTGTTTGACATCCCAGTATACCCCCCACACCCTGGGTACATGTCCCATCAGAGTCTATACCGGGACCACTTAGCACACAGCGCCGGTCTTCCTGGCTACAGACACCCGGGCTACTAA